From the Niveibacterium microcysteis genome, the window CACCTTCCTGCTGGCCACGATCGTGTTGTACGCCGCGATCGGCGTGGCGAGCCGTACCTCGGATGTCGTCGAATACTATGTTGCGGGTCGCCGCATCCCGGCTGTGTTCAACGGCATGGCGACTGCTGCGGACTGGATGAGCGCCGCCAGCTTCATCGGCATGGCGGGTACCTTGTACTTCTCGGGCTTCGACGGGCTCGCCTTCGTGATGGGCTGGACAGGTGGCTACGTCTTGGTAGCCTTGCTGCTCGCACCGTTCTTGCGCCGTTTTGGCGCCTTCACGATTCCCGATTTTCTCGGCGCCCGTTACGAGGGCAACCTGCCGCGCTTCATCGGCGTGGCGGCGGTGGTGCTGGCGAGCTTCGTCTATGTGGTGGCGCAGATCTACGGCGTCGGCCTCATCACGAGCCGCTTTGCCGGCATCCGGTTTGAGATTGGTGTGTTCGTGGGGCTCGCCGGCGTGCTGGTGTGTTCCTTCATGGGCGGGATGCGCGCGGTGACCTGGACGCAGGTCACGCAGTATGCGGTGCTGATCGTCGCCTATCTCGCGCCGGTGTTCATCCTGTCCTGGACCGTGACCGGCATCCCGGCGCCGCAAATCATGTACGGCAAGGTGCTGCATGACCTCACGAAGGTCGAGCAGCGGCTAGCTACGGACCCACACGAGATGGAGGTGCGTGAGCTGCGCGTGGCGCGCGCGGCAGCGCTGGAGGCCCAGACCGCCGCGCTGCCGGGCTCGCTGGTTCAGGCGCGCGAATCGGCGGAGGCGCGGCTTGATGCGCTGCGCTCGCAACCGAATGCCGCTGCCCGGGAAATCGCTGTCGTGCAACGCCAGTTGCGGGAGATGCCGGCCAACACGCTTGATGCGCACAGTCAGTGGTCGCGTGCGCGTAGCGACGAACTGGCCCGTGCGCGCCCGCCCTTGCCGCACGCGCAACCCCACGCGGGCACAACCGGGCAGGAGACAACCGACGCCCGCAACAACTTCCTCGCGCTGGTGTTCGTCCTGATGGTCGGCACCGCCGGCATGCCGCACATCCTGGCGCGCTACTACACCACGCCGGGCGTGGCGTCCGCGCGGCGATCGGTGTTCTGGTCGCTGTTCTTCATCTTGCTGCTCTACCTGACTGCGCCGGCTTATGCAG encodes:
- a CDS encoding sodium:solute symporter family protein gives rise to the protein MDPYSQRLTKLYLMYLLGLLGFLAFLAGAERAGLPPRWIGYTFLLATIVLYAAIGVASRTSDVVEYYVAGRRIPAVFNGMATAADWMSAASFIGMAGTLYFSGFDGLAFVMGWTGGYVLVALLLAPFLRRFGAFTIPDFLGARYEGNLPRFIGVAAVVLASFVYVVAQIYGVGLITSRFAGIRFEIGVFVGLAGVLVCSFMGGMRAVTWTQVTQYAVLIVAYLAPVFILSWTVTGIPAPQIMYGKVLHDLTKVEQRLATDPHEMEVRELRVARAAALEAQTAALPGSLVQARESAEARLDALRSQPNAAAREIAVVQRQLREMPANTLDAHSQWSRARSDELARARPPLPHAQPHAGTTGQETTDARNNFLALVFVLMVGTAGMPHILARYYTTPGVASARRSVFWSLFFILLLYLTAPAYAVFAKWEIYTRIVGSPIAELPAWVASWGKVGLVKIEDLNHDGVLQLAELTLNPDVILLALPEIAGLPYVISGLVAAGGLAAALSTADGLLLTISSALSHDVYFRMINPRASTPRRLVISKTTLLLVAFLAAWLASQRPDSIVFTVGFAFSIAAAGFFPALVLGIFWERANKWGAIAGMAAGLATTLSYAVLTHPFFGGSMANAWWGIHPIASGIFGVVSGFVTIVLVSLVTPKPSEAARSLVLSLRTPRPKAAAGANTSDLDNRATF